From the Daphnia magna isolate NIES linkage group LG3, ASM2063170v1.1, whole genome shotgun sequence genome, one window contains:
- the LOC116919646 gene encoding transcription factor SOX-9, with amino-acid sequence MEMCSYQHPSDAELASVIKMKMSLPVVVSSSAGNSSLHHPHGANRASSIMQLAQQHLPKSDIGNAVAKVLQGYDWNLVPLASSRSNPEKRDTHVKRPMNAFMVWAQEARRQLADQYPQLHNAELSKTLGRLWRVLSDDDKRPFVKQAERLRELHKQEHPDYKYQPRRRKIAGAKSSQMPSSSSANSVPAAVAKTRLKHHHHSSTRIQKDRDSPRTGTKSVGTKLRNHSRSATKVATSSSNQASSFDRNDGNEVNSHKINATGTHLSASVPPQPLSAGTPERRIPLSEGLVEPMHTLNSHGEAPDIGCKSYASTNATNVLCNEASVAADQEEYNSYYQHSVAIGGVASGSEIGAFNNNNPISSYSHSNYSSTIPVTIASNNCMYEQQAYLDHQSAGVGIYLPWSHTSNNVGALLQRNYPYGNCNGYGPLQQQQATSSEERSDSAQSYVSSPPSCTSLNSPVASPIAAAIAATTNFTYSSCSSSRSNSNCNSPAAQQAQHQSSYQELYSPRLQPGGGTMNAHQHQLEPPGSNPARGLTTSSVEANAAQYFYGHTSSIAGNSVPANVVDGYQQHSYLPSSPPTSSATKPSVATAAGIFSGGLEPWLNYM; translated from the exons ATGGAAATGTGTTCATATCAACATCCGTCAGATGCCGAGTTAGCGTCGGTCATCAAAATGAAGATGAGTTTACCGGTGGTGGTTTCGTCATCGGCAGGTAATTCGTCCCTACATCATCCTCACGGTGCGAATAGAGCCTCGTCTATCATGCAATTGGCCCAGCAACATCTACCCAAGTCGGATATCGGCAATGCCGTTGCTAAGGTTTTGCAAGGCTACGATTGGAACCTAGTACCGTTGGCAAGCAG CAGGTCGAATCCAGAAAAGAGGGACACTCACGTCAAACGGCCGATGAACGCTTTCATGGTGTGGGCGCAGGAGGCCAGGCGGCAATTAGCCGACCAGTACCCGCAGTTGCACAATGCCGAGTTGAGCAAAACACTCGGCCGGTTATGGAG GGTATTGAGCGACGACGACAAGAGGCCATTTGTGAAACAGGCCGAACGACTGAGAGAGCTGCACAAACAAGAGCATCCCGACTACAAGTATCAACCAAGGCGACGCAAGATTGCTGGCGCTAAATCGTCGCAAATGCCGTCGTCGAGCAGCGCCAATTCGGTCCCTGCCGCCGTGGCCAAAACGCGTCTAAAACATCATCACCATTCGTCAACAAG GATACAAAAAGATCGGGATTCGCCTCGTACCGGGACCAAATCAGTCGGCACCAAATTACGTAATCATTCCCGCTCAGCGACGAAAGTAGCGACGTCGTCGTCGAATCAGGCCTCCTCATTCGACCGTAACGATG GAAACGAAGTAAACAGCCATAAAATTAACGCAACTGGTACTCATCTTAGCGCTTCCGTTCCTCCGCAGCCATTATCAGCTGGAACACCAGAACGTCGAATTCCATTGTCTGAAGGCCTCGTCGAGCCTATGCACACATTGAACAGCCATGGAGAGGCTCCAG ATATTGGTTGTAAAAGCTATGCAAGTACAAATGCAACCAACGTCTTGTGCAACGAAGCTTCGGTCGCTGCAGATCAAGAAGAATACAACTCTTACTATCAGCACAGCGTCGCTATTGGAGGTGTAGCATCTGGAAGTGAAATCGGGgcattcaacaacaacaaccccATCTCATCGTACTCCCATTCCAACTATTCTTCTACGATTCCGGTTACTATTGCGTCCAATAATTGCATGTACGAGCAGCAAGCCTATCTGGATCATCAGAGCGCAGGAGTTGGCATTTACTTGCCATGGTCTCACACGTCTAACAACGTAGGCGCTCTCCTTCAGCGTAATTACCCCTACGGAAATTGCAACGGTTACGGGCCTTTGCAACAGCAGCAAGCGACTTCGTCGGAAGAAAGGAGCGATTCCGCCCAATCCTATGTCTCTTCTCCTCCGAGTTGCACGTCACTGAATTCGCCAGTTGCCTCACCGATTGCAGCTGCGATTGCAGCAACTACGAACTTTACGTACAGCAGCTGCAGTAGCAGTCGTAGTAACAGTAACTGTAACAGCCCCGCTGCTCAACAGGCTCAACACCAATCAAGCTATCAGGAACTTTATTCACCG CGTTTGCAACCTGGTGGTGGAACTATGAATGCACATCAACATCAGCTAGAACCTCCTGGATCGAATCCTGCAAGAGGTCTCACGACTTCATCCGTCGAAGCCAATGCTGCTCAATATTTTTACGGACACACATCTTCTATAGCAGGGAATTCAGTGCCGGCTAATGTGGTAGATGGTTATCAGCAACATTCGTACTTGCCCTCTTCACCACCTACATCTTCTGCCACCAAACCTAGTGTAGCGACCGCAGCTGGAATTTTTTCAGGGGGTTTGGAGCCGTGGCTCAACTATATGTAA
- the LOC116919647 gene encoding nicotinamide riboside kinase 1, whose translation MISLQCLNRVGRRMLTVGISGITCGGKSSIANLLKSTFPRARFVCQDDFYFSCGDSKSQELDSIGHPNWDSLESIDMISMTRKVQEIIDEVSNEKLPTQNLLIIDGFLIFNYPPLAELCDLKYFLTLPFEECLARRRKRTSYNIPDQPSYFSDVAWPMYLLHLKEMQKLSFANEIQYLDGTASLHENLKRILKDIETYFDGV comes from the exons ATGATTTCACTACAATGCCTTAACAGAGTTGGGAGGAGAATGTTGACGGTTGGCATATCAG GCATAACGTGTGGGGGTAAATCATCGATCGCCAATTTGTTAAAGTCAACGTTTCCGAGAGCAAGATTTGTATGTCAagatgatttttatttttcctgtGGTGATTCAAAGTCTCAAGAACTGGATAGTATCGGTCATCCCAATTGGGATTCTCTTGAGAGCATCGATATGATTTCAATGACGCGTAAAGTTCAAGAGATTATCGACGAAGTCTCAAACGAAAAGCTGCCAACACAAAACCTTCTGATTATTGATGGATTTCTAATCTTCAACTACCCGCCACTTGCCGAACTATGTGATTTAAAATACTTTTTGACACTCCCTTTCGAGGAGTGTCTTGCTCGTCGTCGCAAAAGGACCTCCTACAACATCCCAGATCAACCGTCGTATTTTTCGGATGTAGCATGGCCTATGTATCTTCTTCATTTAAAAGAGATGCAAAAGTTATCTTTCGCCAATGAAATCCAATATCTTGATGGCACCGCTAGTTTAcatgaaaatttaaaacgcATCCTTAAAGATATTGAAACCTATTTTGATGGCGTATGA
- the LOC116918550 gene encoding active regulator of SIRT1-like, with protein sequence MSTSLLKKSLRLFEDDEKREKSVKKKPSQRKAERVIRKSSTAVKKQATLKDRKVKSAIELFVKKHPKQDRTLENLALLEKLSHKKTITEESANKIFSYQLRKQHKAIEKTPKKKDNSTVFTEEDFLKFEQEYFVKA encoded by the exons ATGTCGACTTCCTTGTTGAAGAAAAGTTTACGATTGTTTGAGGACGACGAAAAGCGAGAGAAATCTGTGAAAAAGAAACCGTCGCAAAGAAAAGCTGAACGTGTTATCCGCAAGTCGTCTACAGCTGTTAAGAAGCAAGCTACTCTAAAAGACAGGAAAGTTAAATCAGCAATTGAACTATTTGTCAAGAAACATCCCAAGCAAGATAGAACACTTGAAAATCTGGCCTTACTTGAAAAGCTATCACATAAGAAGACCATCACTGAGGAGTCAGCCAACAAG ATATTTTCTTATCAACTGAGAAAGCAACATAAAGCCATTGAAAAGACAcccaaaaagaaagacaacTCCACTGTTTTTACTGAAGAAGATTTTCTTAAGTTTGAACAAGAATACTTTGTGAAGGCTTAA